Proteins found in one Methanospirillum hungatei JF-1 genomic segment:
- a CDS encoding DUF1538 domain-containing protein: MIYLPIADNIDHVIVDVIQALSPLVLFFLILQVLSLKLPKDYVINLLKGLLITLIGMVLFFQGVKIAFLPAGQRIGELCGTIEQTWLLIPFGFMLGFLSTYAEPSVRVLCYQVETSSNGYIKGSLILYALSIGVAISVGVGMIRILYGFPFLPIIFGGYLLVLILLRFCDSDFIGIAFDSGGFATGPMAVTFLMAFAVGVADSMGGRDPLLDGFGMISLIFLTPILMLLIIGIIFKMKKKEMYHDS, from the coding sequence ATGATTTATTTACCGATTGCTGACAATATTGATCATGTCATCGTTGACGTCATTCAGGCGTTGTCACCATTGGTCTTGTTTTTTCTTATTTTGCAGGTCCTTTCACTGAAACTGCCGAAAGATTATGTTATTAATCTACTGAAGGGACTTCTCATTACACTCATTGGGATGGTCCTGTTCTTCCAGGGGGTTAAGATAGCATTTCTCCCGGCAGGTCAGAGGATAGGAGAATTATGTGGAACTATTGAGCAGACCTGGTTATTAATTCCATTTGGATTCATGCTGGGCTTTTTATCAACATATGCCGAACCATCAGTCCGGGTTCTCTGTTACCAGGTTGAAACCTCATCAAATGGCTATATTAAGGGCTCTCTCATCCTGTATGCACTTTCAATTGGTGTAGCCATATCAGTGGGTGTGGGTATGATCAGGATACTGTATGGTTTTCCGTTTCTTCCCATTATCTTCGGTGGATATCTTCTTGTTCTCATTCTGCTACGGTTTTGTGATTCTGACTTTATTGGAATTGCATTTGACTCAGGCGGTTTTGCAACCGGTCCGATGGCAGTCACCTTTCTTATGGCATTTGCGGTCGGCGTTGCTGATTCTATGGGAGGGAGAGATCCACTCCTGGATGGATTTGGAATGATTTCATTAATTTTTCTCACTCCGATTCTTATGTTATTAATTATTGGTATTATCTTTAAGATGAAAAAGAAGGAGATGTATCATGATTCATGA
- a CDS encoding DUF1538 domain-containing protein produces the protein MLSDFKSQFIEISKAITPIILVILIIHFLFIPDFSISNALVLILGSLMVTLGIALFLVGVNVGLIPIGNAIGSDIPRSGSIVIILMTTFFLGFLATIAEPNVRVLADMIQIVSENSIERLQFIMVISVGGGFFIATSIFRIIYNVPLAYLFSSGYLLVLLLLFFAPPDYVPIAFDAGGVTIGSINGPIFLAMGIGVTSILGGRSAISDGFGLIGLASLGSVISILIMGIVAL, from the coding sequence ATGTTATCAGACTTCAAATCCCAGTTTATTGAAATCTCTAAAGCAATAACTCCAATTATATTGGTCATTTTAATTATCCATTTCCTTTTCATACCAGACTTCTCTATATCAAATGCGTTGGTGTTGATCTTAGGCAGCCTGATGGTAACACTGGGTATTGCCCTCTTTCTCGTCGGAGTAAATGTAGGGTTGATTCCGATTGGAAATGCCATAGGTTCAGACATTCCCCGTTCCGGTTCAATAGTGATCATTCTCATGACTACCTTTTTTTTAGGGTTTTTAGCAACAATAGCTGAACCGAATGTCCGGGTTCTGGCTGATATGATTCAGATCGTTTCCGAAAACAGTATAGAGCGGCTCCAATTTATTATGGTGATATCAGTTGGAGGTGGTTTTTTTATTGCCACCTCAATTTTCAGAATTATTTATAATGTCCCCCTGGCTTACCTTTTTTCCAGCGGGTATCTTCTGGTATTGTTGCTTTTATTTTTTGCACCTCCAGACTATGTTCCTATCGCATTTGATGCGGGGGGTGTCACCATTGGGTCAATTAATGGCCCGATATTTTTAGCGATGGGTATTGGTGTTACTTCAATCCTCGGGGGTCGCTCAGCTATATCTGATGGATTTGGCCTTATAGGGCTCGCATCACTAGGGTCGGTTATTTCAATTCTTATTATGGGGATTGTGGCATTATGA
- a CDS encoding winged helix-turn-helix transcriptional regulator, which yields MQSTGFGFALGFFLISLGIPLECCYPEPRIVSFNEPDERNSGRQNTEGQEKKGSAPDVRWIIPNFIRDLWCTPSGLRAEFRGYRRITPQNVLDHPIRRKIYALICENPGIDLHNLARNSGCNENTIRYHVDRIAEEKWITIFYQGKSDHFFENHNTYSEDAQLFLARYASGLTGRILKVIRHSPGITRKDLADQLGIAGPTVTRAVQDLAHEGSIRLEKKGKFTRHYLSNESLSLIQQIKSA from the coding sequence ATGCAATCAACCGGTTTTGGTTTTGCATTGGGCTTTTTCCTGATTTCTCTTGGCATTCCTCTGGAGTGCTGTTACCCGGAACCCCGGATAGTGTCGTTCAATGAACCGGACGAGAGAAATTCCGGGAGACAGAACACTGAAGGACAGGAAAAAAAGGGATCAGCACCTGATGTCAGATGGATAATCCCGAATTTTATACGAGACCTATGGTGTACCCCTTCTGGTTTGAGGGCCGAATTCAGGGGTTACCGAAGAATTACTCCTCAAAATGTTCTGGATCATCCTATCCGCCGGAAAATTTATGCACTGATATGCGAAAATCCAGGAATTGACCTTCATAATCTTGCCAGGAATTCCGGATGTAATGAAAATACTATCCGGTACCACGTGGATCGAATTGCTGAAGAAAAATGGATTACCATCTTTTATCAGGGAAAATCAGATCATTTCTTCGAAAACCACAATACATATTCCGAGGATGCTCAATTATTTCTCGCACGATATGCATCAGGCCTTACGGGGAGGATCCTGAAGGTGATACGACATAGCCCGGGAATTACCAGGAAAGACCTTGCTGACCAGCTTGGTATTGCCGGTCCAACGGTTACCCGGGCTGTGCAGGACCTTGCTCATGAGGGATCCATACGTCTGGAAAAGAAAGGTAAATTCACCAGGCATTATCTCTCAAACGAATCTCTTTCATTGATTCAACAGATAAAATCTGCATAA
- a CDS encoding universal stress protein, producing the protein MFTKVLIPYDFSDDAEYIIRCLKNIPRIREVILVHVTRSLYLVSSPERENPEADYARLRLEKVRDLIEMPRSKVRIIVEEITGGEISDAVIRVAEREQVSLILMGRRGRGVIETILLGSTAWDILRFCPSSLLLIHPPENVSEFSPGVRCPDIFTRALVCTDFSEPDIETLLTDILPLVSSVDLFHVVSKGDTDEEINRSVMEAEERLKSIVISCPEKSIPVRTHVRIGDAADEIIRFSEKEDISLIVVKSTGTRGFVHKIIGGTTEAIARNAKKPLFILRRSE; encoded by the coding sequence ATGTTTACAAAAGTCCTGATACCCTATGATTTCTCTGATGACGCTGAATACATCATCAGGTGCCTGAAAAACATTCCCCGGATACGTGAAGTTATCCTGGTCCATGTCACCAGAAGTCTGTACCTTGTCTCTTCTCCGGAAAGGGAAAATCCTGAGGCTGACTATGCCCGGCTGCGACTTGAAAAGGTACGGGATCTGATCGAGATGCCCCGGTCAAAAGTCCGGATCATCGTAGAGGAGATTACCGGAGGAGAGATCTCTGATGCAGTCATCCGGGTTGCAGAACGTGAGCAGGTCTCACTCATCCTGATGGGCAGAAGAGGGCGGGGAGTCATCGAGACAATACTGCTGGGAAGTACGGCATGGGATATTCTCCGGTTCTGTCCATCCAGTCTTCTCCTGATCCATCCACCTGAAAACGTTTCAGAGTTCTCACCTGGTGTCCGTTGTCCGGATATCTTCACACGGGCATTGGTATGTACTGATTTTTCAGAACCTGACATTGAAACTCTTCTTACAGATATTCTTCCCCTGGTTTCATCTGTGGATCTCTTCCATGTTGTCTCGAAAGGGGATACAGATGAGGAGATAAATCGTTCGGTGATGGAAGCAGAAGAGAGGTTAAAAAGTATTGTCATTTCCTGCCCAGAGAAATCCATTCCGGTCAGAACTCATGTCAGGATTGGTGATGCTGCAGATGAGATAATTCGGTTCTCTGAAAAAGAGGATATATCCCTTATCGTGGTAAAGTCCACCGGAACCCGGGGGTTCGTGCATAAAATCATTGGTGGAACAACAGAGGCAATTGCACGAAATGCTAAAAAACCTCTTTTCATTCTCCGAAGATCAGAATAA
- a CDS encoding P-II family nitrogen regulator — MIHEGCKNLIVTIVKKGWSEKVIQASREAGASGGTVLMGRGTGIHETQSVFGLPIEPEKEIILTVVEVDQTETILSAIERAAELDSPGMGIAFVINLEKIAGRVHMACGCPDKTQ; from the coding sequence ATGATTCATGAAGGATGTAAAAATCTGATTGTGACGATTGTCAAAAAGGGATGGTCTGAGAAGGTAATCCAGGCATCACGGGAAGCTGGTGCATCCGGAGGAACCGTTCTTATGGGAAGGGGGACGGGAATTCACGAGACCCAGTCAGTCTTCGGTCTTCCAATCGAGCCGGAAAAAGAGATCATTCTGACAGTGGTGGAAGTGGATCAGACCGAAACGATTCTTTCAGCTATTGAAAGAGCAGCAGAACTCGATAGTCCGGGCATGGGCATTGCATTTGTCATAAACCTTGAAAAAATCGCTGGTCGGGTTCATATGGCCTGTGGATGCCCTGATAAAACTCAATGA